From Sporosarcina sp. Te-1, the proteins below share one genomic window:
- a CDS encoding YfhD family protein, producing MGRDNHNNKTGNNTRSLPQTPKNQKINSNDMKEEIASEMAELHQAKKKKKFR from the coding sequence ATGGGAAGAGATAATCATAATAATAAAACCGGCAATAATACTCGGTCATTGCCACAAACACCTAAAAATCAAAAAATCAATTCAAACGATATGAAAGAGGAAATTGCAAGTGAAATGGCGGAATTGCATCAGGCGAAAAAGAAAAAGAAATTTAGATGA
- a CDS encoding DUF4190 domain-containing protein translates to MEHQQTVQQRPESNGLAIAALVLGIIGVVLNFVIIIPYFLGILAIIFGSVGLKKPYGRGMSIAGIILGSVALLMKICFWILIFILGSIGDY, encoded by the coding sequence GTGGAACATCAGCAAACCGTCCAACAACGTCCAGAAAGCAACGGCCTGGCTATCGCAGCCCTCGTACTCGGTATTATCGGTGTCGTACTCAATTTCGTTATTATCATTCCATACTTTTTAGGTATTTTAGCAATCATATTCGGATCAGTGGGACTTAAAAAGCCGTATGGTAGAGGTATGTCAATAGCGGGAATTATCTTGGGATCAGTTGCCCTGTTAATGAAAATCTGTTTTTGGATTCTAATCTTCATTTTAGGAAGTATTGGGGACTATTGA
- a CDS encoding DUF4870 domain-containing protein has product MSENGQNQKEPNPEQTPDRLEESEKTSVGLTPNVGGALSYLFIIGIIFLFIEKENRFIRFHAFQSLFLAIAIFMIHIVLGFLPIIGLIFSFLLSVLAFAIMLLMMYQAYNGNYYKLPVIGDIAEKQVDQIK; this is encoded by the coding sequence TTGAGCGAAAACGGACAGAACCAAAAGGAACCGAACCCGGAACAAACGCCTGATCGATTGGAAGAATCGGAAAAAACATCGGTCGGATTGACACCCAATGTGGGAGGGGCGCTAAGCTACCTATTTATCATTGGAATTATATTCCTTTTTATCGAGAAAGAAAATCGGTTTATCCGATTTCACGCATTTCAGTCGTTATTTTTAGCTATAGCAATTTTTATGATTCATATCGTATTAGGTTTCCTACCAATTATCGGCCTCATTTTCAGTTTCCTATTATCGGTACTTGCGTTTGCCATCATGCTATTGATGATGTATCAAGCCTATAATGGAAACTACTATAAGTTGCCTGTCATCGGAGACATTGCGGAAAAGCAGGTTGACCAAATAAAATGA
- a CDS encoding PepSY domain-containing protein gives MTNIQNDYWENHWQNPKYRNISFDQAITIAKTRVPGEVVKAELDYDDGVLLYEIDIRTDEGLKYEIKVDAVTGQITKLKLD, from the coding sequence ATGACAAATATCCAAAACGATTACTGGGAAAATCATTGGCAAAACCCGAAGTATCGAAATATATCGTTTGATCAAGCGATAACGATTGCGAAAACTCGTGTCCCGGGTGAAGTGGTGAAAGCAGAATTGGATTATGACGACGGCGTATTGCTTTATGAAATTGATATCCGAACTGACGAAGGGCTCAAGTATGAAATCAAAGTGGATGCGGTAACTGGCCAGATCACTAAACTGAAACTCGACTAA
- a CDS encoding S9 family peptidase gives MIHFAKPTVEQFFRTYSITNFAVSKDEKRLIFNTNMNGKMNLWAMDLPATYPYLFAHTDESCAFIEIDPENRYVLAGFDRDGDENYQMYAVPFDGGLPEPFITGDANDKFYLSHVSDDGERVYYVTSKDNPNFMNTHMRNLKTGKDVLLHLGDKAPTQVAVVSQDEEKLVYQSSFANTYVISFVKIGEETLYLTPDPDQVHIAFNPVFVDNDTIFFITDYDSDFSYVAKFHIPSKTFTKELELKEESVSSIKWVKEASSFYLTTSHGVVDKLYKYEINSATLHACTLPIDTIDQLEVAKSGAIYLLGRSATVPLNIFYSLDGVEWKQLTDNRVLGVSKEQMVEPEVVSYPSYDGLEIEALLFKPKADRDNGFTIFWPHGGPQSSERKMFRSMFQCFLNRGYSIFAPNFRGSTGYGSEFTKMVERDWGEGPRLDCITGIEWLIENGHTDRERLFLVGGSYGGYMALLLHGRHADYFKAVVDIFGVSNLFTFVESVPPHWKPMMDRWIGDPVRDKERFIKDSPVTYLEGMTKPMLVIQGAKDPRVVKEESDQIVAKLEAHGRDVEYLVLDDEGHGFSKKENEITVYSRMLDFLEKHQK, from the coding sequence ATGATTCATTTTGCAAAACCGACAGTAGAACAATTTTTTAGAACGTACTCCATTACAAATTTTGCTGTCAGTAAAGATGAAAAACGTTTGATTTTCAATACGAATATGAATGGGAAAATGAATTTGTGGGCTATGGATTTACCTGCAACTTATCCCTATTTATTTGCTCACACAGACGAATCCTGTGCGTTCATCGAGATTGACCCGGAAAATCGTTATGTGTTGGCAGGATTCGATCGGGATGGGGACGAGAACTATCAAATGTATGCGGTGCCATTTGACGGAGGTTTACCAGAGCCCTTTATTACAGGAGACGCGAATGACAAGTTTTATTTGAGTCATGTGAGTGATGACGGAGAACGCGTCTATTATGTTACTTCGAAAGACAACCCTAACTTTATGAACACGCATATGCGCAATCTGAAAACAGGCAAAGATGTTTTGTTGCATTTGGGAGATAAAGCTCCGACCCAGGTGGCTGTGGTTTCACAAGATGAAGAGAAGCTTGTGTACCAAAGCTCGTTTGCGAATACGTATGTCATCAGCTTTGTTAAAATTGGTGAGGAAACCCTTTATCTGACGCCAGATCCTGATCAAGTGCATATAGCGTTTAATCCTGTATTTGTGGATAATGACACCATTTTCTTTATTACAGATTACGACAGTGATTTTTCGTATGTGGCCAAGTTCCACATTCCATCTAAAACATTTACGAAGGAATTAGAGCTCAAGGAAGAAAGTGTAAGCTCGATCAAATGGGTTAAAGAAGCAAGTTCCTTCTATTTGACCACCTCTCATGGCGTTGTAGATAAGCTTTATAAATATGAAATAAATTCGGCGACATTGCATGCATGTACGCTGCCGATTGACACGATTGATCAGCTGGAAGTGGCAAAGTCAGGTGCCATTTATCTATTGGGCCGAAGTGCCACGGTTCCTTTGAATATCTTCTATTCTTTAGACGGAGTGGAATGGAAACAGTTGACGGATAATCGGGTGCTAGGTGTAAGTAAAGAACAGATGGTGGAACCCGAAGTGGTATCCTATCCATCTTATGATGGACTTGAAATCGAGGCATTATTATTTAAGCCAAAAGCAGACCGGGATAATGGGTTTACAATATTTTGGCCGCATGGCGGTCCGCAGTCTTCCGAAAGAAAGATGTTCCGTTCCATGTTCCAATGTTTCTTGAACAGGGGCTATTCAATCTTCGCTCCTAACTTCAGAGGGAGTACCGGTTATGGCTCTGAATTTACTAAGATGGTGGAACGGGACTGGGGTGAAGGTCCTCGTTTAGACTGCATTACGGGCATAGAATGGTTGATTGAGAACGGTCACACCGATCGGGAGCGCTTATTCCTCGTTGGCGGCAGCTATGGCGGCTATATGGCTTTGTTATTGCATGGAAGGCATGCCGACTATTTCAAAGCCGTTGTCGATATCTTTGGTGTCTCTAACTTGTTCACCTTCGTTGAATCCGTCCCGCCTCATTGGAAGCCGATGATGGACCGATGGATTGGAGACCCGGTTCGCGACAAGGAACGTTTCATTAAAGATTCACCTGTCACATATTTAGAGGGCATGACGAAACCGATGCTCGTCATCCAAGGTGCCAAAGATCCACGTGTTGTGAAAGAAGAATCGGATCAGATTGTAGCGAAGCTGGAAGCCCACGGACGGGACGTAGAATATTTGGTGCTCGACGACGAAGGACACGGCTTCTCAAAGAAAGAAAATGAAATAACTGTGTACAGCCGCATGCTGGACTTTCTGGAAAAACATCAGAAGTAA
- a CDS encoding SLOG family protein, which yields MLKRLIITGYKAHELGIFNDKHPGVAIIKKAIENRLLPLVETGLEWVIVSGQPGVETWAAEVVIDLQLDYPDLKLAVITPFEDQEKNWNEAKQEAYENLMIHADYTVSLTKRPYEAPWQFIERDKFLLRNSDGLLLIYDEENEGSPKFMKKMAVAYAEKSEYEIITITADDLQLVAEDLQRQDWN from the coding sequence ATGCTAAAGCGACTTATCATTACGGGTTATAAAGCACATGAACTTGGAATCTTCAACGACAAGCATCCGGGTGTTGCCATTATCAAAAAAGCTATAGAAAATAGGTTGCTTCCACTTGTGGAAACAGGATTGGAATGGGTGATTGTCAGTGGACAGCCCGGCGTTGAGACTTGGGCTGCAGAAGTGGTCATCGATTTGCAGCTCGATTATCCCGATCTCAAATTGGCCGTGATCACTCCTTTTGAAGATCAAGAAAAAAATTGGAACGAGGCAAAACAAGAGGCGTATGAAAATTTGATGATCCATGCAGATTATACAGTCAGTTTGACAAAACGCCCCTACGAAGCCCCTTGGCAATTTATTGAAAGGGATAAATTCCTGTTGCGCAATTCGGATGGACTTTTATTGATATACGATGAAGAGAATGAAGGTTCGCCTAAATTCATGAAGAAAATGGCGGTTGCCTATGCAGAGAAGAGTGAGTATGAAATAATTACGATTACGGCAGACGATTTACAACTGGTGGCGGAAGATTTGCAACGACAGGATTGGAATTGA
- a CDS encoding VLRF1 family aeRF1-type release factor: protein MSVSKELQALQNFNCDHRCVLTVYLNTNPADPEQQNGAWKIQLKNGLKRLDEYLKASKDESEMKAFADLKEKVAAEIEEHQNDLLKGVVIFASENPKLWSVHYVQIPVKTNFYWEDHPVTEQFEYMIKAYPQAGVVLPSFGEVRILDTAMGFVHDEKTYSFDSGLDVWREQKGLNSANQRGTGGSHVDDLDQRLRENLDRFYKDMGTIVENMRKTKGWKELYVVGEADLAKSFAGSLRQKPNNCIYKNLINVEPNKVLHQVFER, encoded by the coding sequence ATGTCAGTTAGCAAGGAACTTCAAGCCTTACAGAATTTTAACTGTGATCATCGGTGTGTATTGACCGTCTATTTGAACACGAACCCTGCAGACCCGGAGCAGCAGAATGGAGCTTGGAAAATACAGTTGAAAAATGGCTTAAAGCGACTCGATGAATATTTGAAAGCCTCAAAAGACGAAAGCGAAATGAAAGCATTCGCTGATTTGAAAGAGAAAGTGGCAGCGGAGATCGAAGAACATCAAAACGACTTGCTTAAAGGAGTCGTTATTTTTGCGTCGGAGAATCCAAAGCTATGGTCCGTCCACTATGTACAGATTCCCGTAAAAACTAATTTTTATTGGGAAGATCATCCCGTTACTGAGCAGTTTGAATACATGATAAAAGCCTATCCACAAGCAGGCGTCGTCCTGCCTAGCTTTGGAGAAGTTCGAATTCTCGATACCGCCATGGGATTTGTCCATGACGAAAAGACATACTCCTTCGACTCGGGACTTGATGTATGGAGAGAACAAAAAGGTTTAAATTCGGCCAATCAACGTGGAACGGGCGGAAGCCATGTAGATGATCTAGATCAGCGACTTCGTGAAAATCTAGATCGATTTTATAAAGATATGGGAACGATCGTTGAAAACATGAGAAAGACAAAAGGCTGGAAAGAGCTATATGTGGTGGGCGAAGCAGATCTGGCAAAATCGTTTGCGGGCTCATTAAGACAGAAACCGAATAATTGCATTTATAAAAACTTGATCAATGTAGAGCCGAATAAAGTACTACATCAAGTTTTTGAAAGGTGA